One window of Fusobacterium polymorphum genomic DNA carries:
- the aroC gene encoding chorismate synthase, with protein sequence MNTWGNKIRLSIFGESHGEAIGIVIDGLKAGTKLNLENINKFIERRKAGKSSFTTSRKEKDEYKILTGYKDGYTTGAPLCVIFENTNTISKDYENLKDLLRPNHADYPAGIKFKSFNDVRGGGHFSGRITLALTFAGAIAIDILEEKGIKIFSHIKRILDIKDKSFLDFKEINLQKFENLKESSLPFIENDLENKTKELLEKIKLSGNSVGGEIECACFNLPVGLGSPFFDSLESKISHLAFSVPAIKGISFGIGFDFANILGSEANDLYYLDSNEIKTRTNNNGGILGGLSTGMPLVFSVVVKPTSSISLEQKTVNIKEMKEDILKINGRHDACIVPRVLPVIEAVMALAILDEIL encoded by the coding sequence ATGAATACTTGGGGTAATAAAATAAGATTATCTATTTTTGGTGAATCTCATGGAGAAGCAATAGGAATAGTTATAGATGGTTTAAAAGCTGGAACTAAACTAAATTTAGAAAATATAAATAAATTTATTGAAAGAAGAAAAGCTGGAAAATCTTCTTTTACTACTTCAAGAAAAGAAAAAGATGAATATAAAATTTTAACTGGTTATAAAGATGGCTATACAACTGGTGCTCCTCTTTGTGTAATATTTGAAAATACAAATACCATTTCAAAAGATTATGAAAATTTAAAAGATTTATTAAGACCTAATCATGCTGATTATCCAGCTGGTATAAAGTTTAAAAGCTTTAATGATGTTAGAGGTGGAGGACATTTTTCAGGAAGAATAACTTTAGCTTTAACTTTTGCAGGTGCTATTGCGATAGATATTTTAGAAGAAAAGGGAATTAAAATATTTTCTCATATAAAAAGAATTTTAGATATAAAAGATAAAAGTTTCTTAGACTTTAAAGAAATAAATTTACAAAAATTTGAAAATTTAAAAGAAAGTTCTTTACCATTTATAGAAAATGATTTAGAAAATAAAACAAAAGAATTATTAGAAAAAATAAAATTATCTGGAAATTCAGTTGGTGGAGAAATAGAATGTGCTTGTTTTAATCTACCTGTTGGATTAGGTAGTCCTTTCTTTGATAGTTTAGAAAGTAAAATTTCTCATTTAGCTTTTTCTGTTCCAGCTATAAAAGGAATTTCTTTTGGAATAGGCTTTGACTTTGCAAATATTTTAGGTTCAGAAGCTAATGATTTATATTATTTAGATAGTAATGAAATAAAGACTAGAACTAATAATAATGGTGGAATTTTAGGAGGTCTTTCTACTGGAATGCCACTTGTATTCTCTGTTGTAGTAAAACCTACTTCATCTATAAGTTTGGAGCAAAAAACTGTAAATATAAAAGAGATGAAAGAAGATATTTTAAAAATAAATGGTAGACATGATGCTTGCATAGTTCCAAGAGTATTGCCAGTGATAGAAGCTGTTATGGCACTAGCAATACTTGATGAGATATTATAA
- the asrC gene encoding sulfite reductase subunit C, with product MIRDLNIKKVMKNAFRITKTKYKTALRVRVPGGLIDPECLMLVSEISSKYGDGKIHITTRQGFEILGIDMEDMPAVNEMAQPLIDKLNINQDEKGKGYPAAGTRNVSACIGNKVCPKAQYNTTEFARRVEKAIFPNDLHFKVALTGCPNDCIKARMHDFGIIGTCLPEYEMDRCVACNACVKKCKKISVEALRMENNKIIRDENKCIGCGECVINCPMSAWTRSPKKYYKLMIMGRTGKKNPRLAEDWLRWVDEDSIVKIIENTYQYVKEYIAKDAPNGKEHIGYIVDRTGFQEFRKWALKDVNLPKETVERQNIYWSGPKYDY from the coding sequence ATGATTAGAGATTTGAATATAAAAAAAGTAATGAAAAATGCTTTTAGAATAACTAAAACTAAATATAAAACTGCACTTAGAGTTAGAGTTCCAGGGGGATTAATAGATCCTGAATGTCTAATGTTAGTTTCAGAAATATCTTCAAAATATGGAGATGGAAAAATTCATATAACAACAAGACAAGGTTTTGAAATTCTTGGTATAGATATGGAAGATATGCCTGCAGTTAATGAAATGGCCCAACCTTTAATTGATAAATTAAATATAAATCAAGATGAAAAAGGAAAAGGTTATCCAGCAGCTGGAACAAGAAATGTCTCTGCTTGTATAGGAAATAAAGTTTGTCCTAAGGCTCAATATAATACAACTGAATTTGCTAGAAGAGTTGAAAAAGCAATATTCCCTAATGATTTACACTTTAAAGTAGCTTTGACTGGTTGTCCTAATGACTGTATAAAAGCAAGAATGCATGACTTTGGAATAATTGGAACTTGTCTACCTGAATATGAAATGGATAGATGTGTAGCTTGTAATGCTTGTGTAAAAAAATGTAAAAAAATATCAGTTGAAGCTCTAAGAATGGAAAATAATAAAATTATTAGAGATGAAAATAAATGTATAGGCTGTGGAGAATGTGTCATAAATTGTCCTATGTCAGCTTGGACGAGAAGCCCTAAAAAATATTATAAACTTATGATTATGGGAAGAACTGGAAAGAAAAATCCAAGACTTGCAGAAGATTGGTTAAGATGGGTAGATGAAGATAGTATAGTTAAAATTATTGAAAACACTTATCAATATGTTAAAGAATATATAGCAAAAGATGCTCCTAATGGAAAGGAACATATAGGATATATAGTTGATAGAACAGGTTTTCAAGAATTTAGAAAATGGGCTTTAAAAGATGTAAATTTACCAAAAGAAACTGTTGAAAGACAAAATATTTATTGGTCAGGTCCAAAATATGACTATTAA
- the asrA gene encoding anaerobic sulfite reductase subunit AsrA, whose translation MKLRLSIEEFDRGLEELSKKYLILAPRTFEKRGTYSDTDVVRYAKVNNFSEMNWEDKSHFPAKEALLPVNEVLFYFTEDEYKVAAEDTRERLVFLRACDMNAVKRIDQIYLGNGASNDFFYTKTRKKTKFVVVGCSKTFRNCFCVSMGTNKADNYDAAMNVRGNEIQLEIRDEDLNIFSGREIDFDIDYVTKNEFEVDLPEKVDFMYMQNHKMWDEYDTRCIACGRCNYSCPTCTCFSMQDIHYKENENMGERRRVWASCQVDGYTNIAGGHSFRVKHGQRMRFKTLHKIHDYKKRFGENMCVGCGRCDDMCPQYISISEAYEKVAHAMREKDNEELISEVYEKVVKAMKEKREE comes from the coding sequence ATGAAACTTAGATTAAGCATTGAGGAGTTTGATAGGGGCTTAGAAGAATTATCAAAAAAATATTTGATACTTGCTCCTAGAACTTTTGAAAAGAGGGGAACATACTCTGACACAGATGTTGTTAGATATGCAAAGGTAAATAATTTTTCTGAGATGAATTGGGAAGATAAATCTCATTTTCCAGCAAAAGAAGCATTATTACCTGTTAATGAAGTTCTATTTTATTTTACAGAAGATGAATATAAGGTAGCAGCTGAAGATACTAGAGAAAGATTAGTATTTTTAAGAGCTTGTGATATGAATGCAGTAAAAAGAATAGACCAAATATATTTAGGTAATGGAGCTAGTAATGATTTTTTCTATACTAAAACTAGAAAGAAAACAAAATTTGTTGTTGTAGGTTGTAGCAAAACTTTTAGAAACTGTTTTTGTGTAAGTATGGGAACAAATAAAGCTGATAACTATGATGCTGCAATGAATGTAAGAGGAAATGAAATTCAACTTGAAATAAGAGATGAAGACTTAAATATTTTTTCTGGAAGAGAGATAGATTTTGACATAGATTATGTGACTAAAAATGAATTTGAAGTTGATTTACCTGAAAAAGTAGATTTCATGTATATGCAAAATCATAAGATGTGGGATGAGTATGACACTAGATGTATAGCTTGTGGTAGATGTAATTATAGTTGTCCTACTTGTACTTGTTTCTCAATGCAAGACATACATTATAAAGAAAATGAAAATATGGGAGAAAGAAGAAGAGTTTGGGCTTCTTGTCAAGTAGATGGTTACACAAATATTGCTGGAGGCCATTCATTTAGAGTAAAACATGGTCAAAGAATGAGATTTAAAACTTTACATAAAATTCATGACTATAAAAAAAGATTTGGTGAAAATATGTGTGTAGGTTGTGGTAGATGTGATGATATGTGTCCACAATATATTTCAATATCTGAGGCTTATGAGAAAGTTGCTCATGCTATGAGAGAAAAAGATAATGAAGAATTAATATCAGAAGTTTATGAAAAAGTTGTTAAAGCAATGAAAGAAAAAAGAGAGGAGTAG
- the aroA gene encoding 3-phosphoshikimate 1-carboxyvinyltransferase: MNKKIIKVDKLVGEVSPPPSKSILHRYIIGSSLAKGISKIENISFSNDIIATIEAMKKLGAKIEKKDNYLLIDGSKTFDKEYLNNNSEIDCNESGSTLRFLFPLSIVKENKILFKGKGKLFKRPLSPYFKNFDKYQIKYSHVNGNEILLDGELKSGEYEIDGNISSQFITGLLFSLPLLNGNSKVIIKGKLESSSYIDITLDCLCKFGVKIINNSYQEFIIEGNQTYKSGNYEVEADYSQVAFFLVANSIGSDIKINGLNVNSLQGDKKIIDFISEIDNWTKNEKLILDGSETPDIIPILSLKACISKKEIEIVNIARLRIKESDRLKATVQELSKLGFDLMEKEDSILINSRKNYTHNSKEIISLSSHSDHRIAMTVAIASTCYEGEIILDNLDCVKKSYPNFWEVFLLLGGKIYEYLG; encoded by the coding sequence ATGAATAAAAAAATTATAAAAGTAGATAAATTGGTTGGTGAAGTTAGTCCTCCACCATCAAAAAGTATATTACATAGATATATTATTGGAAGTTCTTTAGCAAAGGGTATATCTAAAATAGAAAATATTTCTTTCTCTAATGATATAATAGCAACCATTGAAGCTATGAAAAAATTAGGTGCTAAGATAGAAAAAAAAGATAATTATCTTTTGATTGATGGAAGTAAAACCTTTGATAAGGAATATTTAAACAATAATAGTGAAATTGATTGTAATGAGTCAGGTTCAACTCTTAGATTTTTATTTCCTTTATCAATAGTTAAAGAAAATAAGATTTTATTTAAAGGTAAAGGTAAGTTATTTAAAAGACCTTTAAGCCCTTACTTTAAAAACTTTGATAAATATCAAATAAAATATTCACATGTAAATGGAAATGAAATTTTATTAGATGGGGAATTAAAAAGTGGAGAATATGAAATTGATGGAAATATAAGCTCTCAATTTATAACAGGTTTACTATTTTCATTACCTTTATTAAATGGAAATTCTAAAGTTATAATAAAAGGTAAGTTGGAATCATCAAGTTATATTGATATAACATTGGATTGTTTATGTAAATTTGGAGTTAAGATTATTAATAATTCATATCAAGAATTTATAATAGAGGGTAATCAAACTTATAAGTCAGGAAATTATGAAGTTGAGGCTGATTATTCTCAAGTGGCTTTCTTTTTAGTTGCAAATTCCATTGGCTCAGATATTAAAATAAATGGATTAAATGTTAATTCATTACAGGGAGATAAAAAAATTATTGATTTCATTTCTGAAATTGACAATTGGACTAAAAATGAAAAGTTGATATTAGATGGTTCTGAAACACCTGATATAATACCAATTTTATCTTTAAAGGCTTGTATTTCAAAAAAAGAAATTGAAATTGTGAATATAGCAAGACTGAGAATTAAAGAAAGTGATAGATTAAAAGCAACTGTACAAGAATTATCAAAGTTAGGTTTTGATTTAATGGAAAAAGAAGATAGTATTTTAATTAATTCAAGAAAAAACTATACTCATAATAGCAAAGAAATTATATCTTTATCTTCACATTCAGACCATAGAATTGCTATGACAGTAGCTATTGCTTCAACTTGTTATGAGGGAGAAATTATTTTAGATAATTTAGATTGTGTAAAAAAATCATATCCAAACTTTTGGGAAGTTTTCTTATTACTAGGAGGAAAAATTTATGAATACTTGGGGTAA
- the asrB gene encoding anaerobic sulfite reductase subunit AsrB, with translation MCNCDNPYIPSPAKIIDIIKHTDIEWTFRVNADTSKTKPGQFYEISLPKFGESPISVSGIGEDYIDFTIRAVGRVTNEIFEYKIGDKLFIRGPYGNGFDLNEYVGKDLVIVVGGSALAPVRGIIQFVYNNPEKVKSFKLIAGFKSPKDVLFAKDLEEWSKKLDVILTVDGAEEGYKGNIGLVTKYIPELKFNDLSNVSAVVVGPPMMMKFSVAEFLKLNVAEKNIWVSYERNMHCGIGKCGHCKMDATYICLDGPVFDYEFAKNLVD, from the coding sequence ATGTGTAATTGTGATAATCCTTATATACCTAGCCCAGCTAAAATTATTGATATTATAAAACATACAGATATTGAATGGACTTTTAGAGTTAATGCTGATACTAGCAAAACAAAACCAGGTCAATTTTATGAAATATCTTTACCTAAATTTGGTGAAAGTCCTATATCAGTTTCAGGAATAGGTGAAGATTATATAGATTTTACTATTCGTGCTGTTGGTAGAGTAACAAATGAAATATTTGAATATAAAATTGGAGATAAACTATTTATTAGAGGTCCCTATGGAAATGGTTTTGACTTAAATGAATATGTAGGTAAAGATTTAGTTATTGTTGTAGGAGGAAGTGCCTTAGCACCTGTTAGAGGAATAATACAATTTGTATATAATAATCCAGAAAAAGTAAAATCTTTTAAATTGATAGCTGGTTTTAAATCTCCAAAAGATGTTTTATTTGCAAAAGATTTAGAAGAATGGAGTAAAAAACTTGATGTAATTTTAACTGTTGATGGTGCTGAAGAAGGTTACAAAGGAAATATTGGTTTGGTTACAAAATATATTCCTGAATTAAAATTCAATGATTTATCAAATGTTTCAGCAGTTGTTGTAGGACCACCTATGATGATGAAGTTTTCTGTTGCAGAATTTTTAAAATTAAATGTAGCTGAAAAAAATATCTGGGTATCTTATGAAAGAAATATGCATTGCGGTATAGGAAAATGTGGGCACTGCAAAATGGATGCAACATATATTTGTTTGGATGGTCCTGTGTTTGATTATGAATTTGCAAAAAATTTAGTGGATTAG
- a CDS encoding Crp/Fnr family transcriptional regulator → MKTKNSDIEKIEVFEGISKNSINEIKNNSDTIELKKNEALYSDRQILDYVYFLVSGNVSLVKSNENGENKVIFLLNSGAMINEPLMRKNISGIECWGFEDSKILRISLKTFDKIMSKDYILAKNCMLFMEKRIRRLYRQLKNSTSTNIEKKLAAKLYRLGTLYGIENVEDKFILINLNLTVTYLAKMLGYQRETVSRSIKLLNEKAIILLKDRKFYIDMEKARQFFKK, encoded by the coding sequence ATGAAAACTAAAAATAGTGATATAGAAAAAATTGAAGTTTTTGAAGGAATATCAAAAAATTCTATAAATGAAATTAAAAATAATTCAGATACAATAGAGTTAAAAAAAAATGAAGCATTATACTCAGATAGACAAATTTTGGATTATGTATATTTTTTAGTTTCAGGAAATGTAAGTCTTGTAAAATCTAATGAGAATGGAGAGAATAAAGTTATTTTTTTATTAAATAGTGGTGCTATGATAAATGAACCATTGATGAGAAAAAATATTTCTGGCATAGAATGTTGGGGATTTGAAGATTCAAAAATTCTTAGAATAAGTTTAAAAACTTTTGATAAGATTATGTCTAAGGATTATATTTTAGCTAAAAACTGTATGTTATTTATGGAAAAAAGAATAAGAAGACTTTATAGACAATTAAAAAATTCAACTTCAACAAATATAGAAAAAAAATTAGCAGCTAAACTATATAGATTAGGAACTTTATATGGAATTGAAAATGTAGAAGATAAATTTATTTTAATAAATTTAAATCTAACTGTAACCTATCTTGCAAAGATGTTAGGTTATCAAAGAGAAACTGTATCAAGAAGTATAAAATTACTAAATGAGAAAGCTATTATTTTATTGAAAGATAGAAAGTTTTATATAGATATGGAAAAAGCAAGACAATTCTTTAAGAAATAA
- a CDS encoding MATE family efflux transporter: MGEEIKELNPLGYKPVGKLLKSLAIPAIIANLVNALYNVVDQIFIGQGIGYLGNAATNIAFPITTMCLAIGLTLGIGGASNFNLELGKGYPEKSKHTAGTAASTLIIIGIILCITVRIFLEPLMIGFGATNKILEYSMEYTGITSYGIPFLLFSIGVNPLVRADGNAKYSMIAIVIGAILNTILDPLFMFVYNLGIAGAAWATVISQIISALLLLIYFPKFKSVKFSLNDFIPQLHYLKRIISLGFASFIYQFSNMIVLVTTNNLLKIYGKNSIYGSDIPIAVFGIVMKINVIFIAIVLGLVQGAQPIFGFNYGAKNYHRVRETMRLLLKVTFSIATILFIVFQVFPKQIISLFGEGDKLYFEFATKYMRIFLAFISLNSIQVSIATFFPSIGKAIKGAIVSLTKQLIVLFPLLLTLPKFFGVEGVIYATPLTDLIAFTVAIIFLINEFKHMPKS; encoded by the coding sequence ATGGGAGAAGAAATAAAAGAACTCAATCCTTTAGGTTATAAACCTGTAGGAAAATTATTAAAATCATTAGCTATTCCAGCAATTATTGCTAACTTAGTCAATGCACTCTATAATGTTGTAGACCAAATATTTATAGGACAAGGAATAGGATATTTAGGAAATGCTGCAACAAATATTGCCTTTCCAATTACAACTATGTGTCTAGCAATAGGTCTTACTTTGGGAATTGGAGGGGCTTCAAACTTTAATTTAGAATTAGGAAAAGGCTATCCAGAAAAATCAAAACATACAGCTGGGACTGCAGCAAGTACATTAATTATTATAGGAATTATACTTTGTATTACAGTTAGAATTTTTTTAGAACCTTTGATGATTGGCTTTGGAGCAACAAATAAAATTTTAGAATACTCAATGGAATATACAGGAATAACATCTTATGGGATACCATTTTTATTGTTTTCAATAGGAGTTAATCCTTTAGTAAGAGCTGATGGAAATGCAAAATATTCTATGATTGCAATAGTTATAGGTGCAATTTTAAATACAATTTTAGACCCACTATTTATGTTTGTATATAATTTGGGAATAGCAGGAGCTGCTTGGGCAACTGTTATAAGTCAAATTATTTCAGCCTTATTATTACTTATATATTTTCCAAAATTTAAATCAGTAAAATTCTCTTTAAATGATTTTATCCCACAATTACATTATTTAAAAAGAATTATTTCATTGGGCTTTGCTTCTTTTATTTATCAATTTTCTAATATGATAGTTTTAGTTACAACTAATAACTTGTTAAAGATTTATGGAAAAAATTCTATATATGGAAGTGATATACCAATAGCAGTTTTTGGAATTGTTATGAAGATAAATGTTATTTTTATTGCAATAGTTTTAGGACTTGTTCAAGGAGCACAACCAATATTTGGCTTTAACTATGGAGCTAAAAATTATCACAGAGTTAGGGAAACTATGAGATTACTTTTAAAAGTTACATTTAGTATAGCGACTATTTTATTTATAGTATTTCAAGTTTTTCCTAAACAAATTATCTCTTTATTTGGAGAAGGAGATAAATTATATTTTGAATTTGCAACAAAATATATGAGAATATTCTTGGCATTTATCTCATTAAACTCAATACAAGTATCAATAGCAACTTTCTTTCCTTCAATAGGAAAAGCTATAAAGGGTGCTATTGTATCATTAACAAAACAATTAATAGTTTTATTTCCATTACTTCTAACATTACCAAAATTCTTTGGTGTTGAAGGAGTAATATATGCAACACCTCTTACAGATTTAATAGCTTTTACCGTTGCAATTATTTTCTTAATAAATGAGTTTAAACATATGCCAAAATCTTAA